In Hermetia illucens chromosome 1, iHerIll2.2.curated.20191125, whole genome shotgun sequence, one genomic interval encodes:
- the LOC119661743 gene encoding elongation factor 1-alpha 1 has translation MGKEKTHINIVVIGHVDSGKSTTTGHLIYKCGGIDKRTIEKFEKEAQEMGKGSFKYAWVLDKLKAERERGITIDIALWKFETSKYYVTIIDAPGHRDFIKNMITGTSQADCAVLIVAAGTGEFEAGISKNGQTREHALLAFTLGVKQLIVGINKMDSSEPPYSEARYEEIKKEVSSYIKKIGYNPAAVPFVPISGWHGDNMLEPSTNMNWFKGWAIERKEGKAEGKTLIDALDAILPPTRPTEKPLRLPLQDVYKIGGIGTVPVGRVETGVLKPGMVVVFAPANITTEVKSVEMHHEALPEAVPGDNVGFNVKNVSVKELRRGYVAGDSKSSPPRGAADFTAQVIVLNHPGQISNGYTPVLDCHTAHIACKFSEIKEKVDRRSGKTTEENPKAIKSGDAAIVILVPTKPLCVESFQEFPPLGRFAVRDMRQTVAVGVIKAVNFKDASGGKVTKAAEKATKGKK, from the coding sequence atgGGTAAGGAAAAGACTCATATTAACATCGTCGTCATTGGACACGTCGATTCTGGTAAATCCACCACCACTGGTCACTTGATCTACAAATGCGGTGGTATTGACAAGCGTACCATCGAAAAGTTCGAGAAGGAAGCCCAGGAAATGGGTAAGGGTTCCTTCAAATACGCCTGGGTATTGGACAAATTGAAGGCCGAACGTGAACGTGGTAtcaccatcgatattgccctgtGGAAGTTCGAAACCTCCAAGTACTACGTGACCATCATCGATGCCCCTGGACATCGTGATTTCATCAAGAACATGATTACTGGTACGTCACAAGCTGATTGCGCCGTGTTGATTGTTGCCGCCGGTACCGGTGAATTCGAAGCTGGTATCTCAAAGAACGGACAAACCCGTGAACACGCCTTGTTGGCCTTCACTTTGGGTGTCAAGCAATTGATTGTCGGCATCAACAAGATGGACTCCTCCGAACCACCATACAGCGAGGCCCGTTATGAGGAAATCAAGAAGGAAGTCTCGTCGTACATCAAGAAGATCGGTTACAATCCAGCCGCTGTTCCATTCGTCCCAATCTCCGGATGGCACGGAGACAACATGTTGGAACCATCAACCAACATGAACTGGTTCAAGGGATGGGCCATCGAACGCAAGGAAGGCAAGGCTGAAGGTAAGACCTTGATCGATGCTTTGGACGCTATCTTGCCACCCACCCGTCCAACCGAGAAGCCTCTTCGTCTCCCACTCCAGGACGTGTACAAAATTGGCGGTATCGGAACAGTACCAGTCGGTCGAGTTGAAACTGGTGTCTTGAAACCAGGTATGGTTGTCGTCTTCGCCCCAGCCAACATCACCACTGAAGTCAAGTCCGTCGAAATGCACCACGAAGCTTTGCCCGAGGCCGTGCCCGGTGACAACGTTGGTTTCAACGTTAAGAACGTCTCCGTCAAGGAATTGCGTCGTGGTTACGTTGCTGGCGACTCCAAGAGCAGCCCACCCCGCGGAGCTGCTGACTTCACCGCCCAAGTCATCGTGCTCAACCATCCCGGTCAAATTTCGAACGGCTACACCCCAGTGTTGGATTGTCACACAGCCCACATTGCCTGCAAATTCTCCGAAATCAAGGAGAAGGTCGATCGTCGTTCCGGCAAGACCACCGAGGAGAACCCCAAGGCCATCAAGTCTGGTGATGCCGCCATCGTCATCCTCGTCCCAACCAAACCCTTGTGCGTCGAATCGTTCCAGGAGTTCCCTCCATTGGGTCGTTTCGCTGTTCGTGATATGAGACAGACCGTCGCTGTCGGTGTAATCAAGGCTGTAAACTTCAAGGACGCCAGCGGTGGCAAGGTGACCAAGGCTGCCGAAAAGGCCACCAAGGGCAAGAAATAG
- the LOC119661707 gene encoding probable serine/threonine-protein kinase nek3 isoform X2, producing the protein MDRFLIRTPNPTWRSSDTSFTRSFANKSFTDKKSTPKCDAKLRRLSIRDETLLKIFSSQPDQPLNDENVNPIALFRSISQPAKTTDVDNDSPKAKGAFAANCHSVADRTAHESADAQDLEVMAMTPPTDVAPSSAENVFPHDKALQTRLQRDLNSPSANARVRAMKALRSPAKTGYCNFDVPHEEQDIITDEERSRPESIQEVMKNVVVYVEVRTAEDNRSAGVKNVISQLGAKVNDRFLRDTTHVVFKDGLQSTYNKAKKWNIPIVSILWIEACKNHMVLMNPKLYPISNIERYENPELFTKLKRQKSMQPNAEENIRRHKVKLLAGANKKTETEKEAVKPATKISIPRKPKDNLGDILSDFKEKLLSTPECSEDIIKPDSKVLERLQNSPYITKNKTKQKTTTNSLKKFPMFRSNIAEETSDDDFEVPKSATITPEVNAKKTLLFDEKITTSETKRKSTATSSTKRRATIIPKVKSPTRQPASTTTPISTINNPDTMPKTPASQRKVQSSRITRRSSMSLVENTTSTSITKEGSVSINKTVIMEESCDIDGNTGYDGHTEGASAKNRETTYADVQVEITKNPLNNNTITPDITANRRRTLFACKPTEETSVDPEKVPERKESTTRRRTCFNFPSYEANSPDLTSRSPSKASKTADIEGYNEVSDNCLPSIRKSVRRRTMFTPSYRDEVNESVQDATTLNASCAIKPVNLFGSETPTAKPGTIIEELNSSLTFNSTKTPINPRRRTIYDISMDIIDKRLENINKSAKQNRYTEFRPREDVEKLVDNECIVADSTKSKENPTSEEVSKTNNRHTTIDSFTAILNGDSFKTSTKLGLNDSTTSQTPAQPKKRKLFAPVELLFSTPPASSTAQKDKVNADELDGNPKKKAKTENKPIKSVKRINGTAKKANGASATSRSQSRRSTLDFEQVEKFRTMKSVQHTKPAPVGKLNHMVCTNMHTEQMNFIKQAMPTVSAQL; encoded by the exons ATGGATCGCTTTCTTATTAGGACGCCCAATCCGACGTGGCGATCATCGGACACCTCGTTCACGCGTTCGTTTGCCAACAAATCCTTCACCGATAAGAAATCGACGCCGAAATGTGACGCGAAACTCCGTCGACTGAGTATTCGTGACGAGACTTTACTCAAGATATTTTCCAGTCAGCCAGATCAGCCGCTAAACGATGAAAATGTGAATCCAATCGCTTTGTTCCGAAGCATTTCACAGCCCGCCAAAACCACCGATGTCGACAATGATTCGCCGAAAGCAAAGGGCGCTTTTG CCGCGAACTGTCATTCAGTCGCTGATCGAACTGCGCACGAATCAGCAGATGCCCAAGATTTGGAGGTGATGGCCATGACGCCGCCAACAGACGTTGCCCCGTCGTCAGCTGAAAATGTTTTCCCTCACGACAAAGCACTCCAGACGAGGCTCCAGCGGGACCTCaacagtccctcggcgaatgcCCGTGTCCGGGCTATGAAGGCGCTCAG GAGCCCCGCGAAGACTGGCTATTGCAACTTCGACGTGCCGCACGAGGAGCAGGACATCATCACGGACGAGGAGCGAAGCCGCCCGGAATCTATTCAGGAAGTGATGAAGAATGTTGTGGTGTACGTCGAGGTTCGAACAGCGGAAGACAACCGCTCTGCGGGCGTGAAAAATGTCATATCGCAACTCGGTGCCAAAGTGAACGATCGGTTCCTACG TGATACAACCCATGTCGTCTTCAAAGACGGCCTGCAGTCAACGTACAACAAAGCCAAGAAGTGGAACATCCCAATCGTGTCGATTCTGTGGATCGAGGCCTGCAAGAATCATATGGTGCTGATGAACCCCAAACTCTATCCCATATCCAACATTGAACGCTACGAGAACCCGGAATTGTTTACGAAACTCAAA CGCCAAAAATCCATGCAACCGAACGCAGAGGAGAATATTCGTCGGCACAAAGTGAAATTGCTCGCGGGGGCCAACAAGAAGACTGAAACTGAAAAGGAGGCTGTGAAACCTGCCACGAAGATCTCgattccgcgcaaaccaaag GATAATTTGGGAGATATTTTGTCTGATTTCAAAGAGAAACTATTGAGCACACCCGAATGCAGTGAGGATATAATAAAACCAGATTCGAAAGTTCTGGAAAG ATTGCAAAATTCACCATACATcacaaaaaacaaaacgaagCAGAAAACCACCACAAATTCTTTGAAGAAGTTTCCTATGTTTCGCTCCAATATTGCAGAAGAAACTAGCGACGATGACTTTGAAGTTCCTAAGTCGGCAACAATAACGCCCGAAGTGAATGCCAAAAAGACAttattatttgatgaaaaaataacAACTTCGGAAACCAAACGAAAAAGCACAGCAACCTCATCGACTAAACGTCGAGCTACAATTATACCCAAAGTTAAATCACCAACCCGCCAGCCTGCTTCTACCACAACACCCATTTCCACAATAAATAATCCTGATACGATGCCTAAAACTCCAGCTAGTCAGAGAAAGGTGCAATCCTCGCGAATCACGAGACGTTCGTCGATGTCATTAGTAGAGAACACGACCAGTACCTCAATAACAAAAGAAGGAAGTGTCTCGATTAATAAGACTGTTATAATGGAAGAAAGCTGTGATATAGATGGTAATACTGGTTATGACGGGCATACGGAAGGCGCCAGTGCGAAAAATCGGGAAACGACTTATGCTGATGTGCAGGTAGAAATCACAAAAAATCCCCTGAACAACAACACGATCACGCCAGATATTACAGCAAATCGTAGGCGAACCCTTTTTGCTTGCAAACCGACTGAAGAAACATCCGTAGATCCGGAAAAGGTGCCTGAACGAAAAGAGTCTACGACTAGACGTCGTACATGCTTCAACTTTCCATCATATGAAGCAAATTCACCAGATCTAACTAGCCGCTCACCATCAAAAGCATCTAAAACTGCAGACATAGAGGGTTACAATGAAGTAAGTGATAACTGTCTGCCAAGTATACGAAAGTCTGTTAGGCGTCGCACAATGTTTACACCCAGCTACCGAGATGAAGTGAATGAATCTGTACAAGATGCAACAACGCTGAATGCAAGCTGTGCTATAAAACCCGTTAACTTGTTCGGATCAGAGACACCTACTGCAAAGCCAGGAACGATTATAGAAGAATTGAACTCGTCTCTAACGTTTAATTCTACAAAGACTCCAATAAATCCTCGCCGAAGAACTATATACGATATCTCCATGGACATCATTGACAAGAGGCTGGAGAATATCAATAAATCTGCCAAACAGAATCGCTACACGGAATTCAGACCCCGAGAAGATGTCGAAAAGCTAGTGGACAATGAATGCATTGTCGCTGATTCAacgaaatcgaaggaaaatccaACAAGTGAGGAGGTATCAAAGACAAATAATCGACACACAACAATCGACTCTTTCACAGCAATCTTGAACGGAGACAGTTTCAAGACCTCAACCAAATTAGGATTAAACGATTCAACAACTTCGCAAACGCCGGCACAGCCTAAGAAAAGGAAACTGTTTGCACCTGTTGAGTTACTCTTCTCAACACCTCCTGCCTCTAGTACCGCACAAAAGGACAAAGTGAATGCTGATGAATTAGACGGCAATCCTAAGAAGAAAGCTAAAACGGAAAACAAACCGATAAAATCTGTAAAAAGAATTAACGGGACAGCGAAGAAGGCAAACGGTGCGAGTGCCACAAGTCGGTCACAAAGTCGTCGCAGTACTTTAGACTTTGAACAAGTAGAGAAATTTAGGACAATGAAAAGTGTACAACACACAAAACCCGCGCCCGTAGGGAAGCTGAATCATATGGTGTGCACAAATATGCACACGGAACAGATGAATTTCATTAAGCAG gCCATGCCGACCGTTTCAGCGcaactttag
- the LOC119661707 gene encoding microcephalin isoform X1 gives MDRFLIRTPNPTWRSSDTSFTRSFANKSFTDKKSTPKCDAKLRRLSIRDETLLKIFSSQPDQPLNDENVNPIALFRSISQPAKTTDVDNDSPKAKGAFAANCHSVADRTAHESADAQDLEVMAMTPPTDVAPSSAENVFPHDKALQTRLQRDLNSPSANARVRAMKALRSPAKTGYCNFDVPHEEQDIITDEERSRPESIQEVMKNVVVYVEVRTAEDNRSAGVKNVISQLGAKVNDRFLRDTTHVVFKDGLQSTYNKAKKWNIPIVSILWIEACKNHMVLMNPKLYPISNIERYENPELFTKLKRQKSMQPNAEENIRRHKVKLLAGANKKTETEKEAVKPATKISIPRKPKDNLGDILSDFKEKLLSTPECSEDIIKPDSKVLERLQNSPYITKNKTKQKTTTNSLKKFPMFRSNIAEETSDDDFEVPKSATITPEVNAKKTLLFDEKITTSETKRKSTATSSTKRRATIIPKVKSPTRQPASTTTPISTINNPDTMPKTPASQRKVQSSRITRRSSMSLVENTTSTSITKEGSVSINKTVIMEESCDIDGNTGYDGHTEGASAKNRETTYADVQVEITKNPLNNNTITPDITANRRRTLFACKPTEETSVDPEKVPERKESTTRRRTCFNFPSYEANSPDLTSRSPSKASKTADIEGYNEVSDNCLPSIRKSVRRRTMFTPSYRDEVNESVQDATTLNASCAIKPVNLFGSETPTAKPGTIIEELNSSLTFNSTKTPINPRRRTIYDISMDIIDKRLENINKSAKQNRYTEFRPREDVEKLVDNECIVADSTKSKENPTSEEVSKTNNRHTTIDSFTAILNGDSFKTSTKLGLNDSTTSQTPAQPKKRKLFAPVELLFSTPPASSTAQKDKVNADELDGNPKKKAKTENKPIKSVKRINGTAKKANGASATSRSQSRRSTLDFEQVEKFRTMKSVQHTKPAPVGKLNHMVCTNMHTEQMNFIKQAIGKLGGFKLENTVSANTTHVVSLESRRTFNLLRGIIHGLWILNYNWILESVENGKWLYEEPYEMISFSRGVEICRSQRQAFGPKFKMDLFTDLPPVYVSPQSNVPAQNVEELISLCSGKITKDKNDAKYVLGETLRDNPDKICLNPIWILDCIQDNQIKKMTKYILAG, from the exons ATGGATCGCTTTCTTATTAGGACGCCCAATCCGACGTGGCGATCATCGGACACCTCGTTCACGCGTTCGTTTGCCAACAAATCCTTCACCGATAAGAAATCGACGCCGAAATGTGACGCGAAACTCCGTCGACTGAGTATTCGTGACGAGACTTTACTCAAGATATTTTCCAGTCAGCCAGATCAGCCGCTAAACGATGAAAATGTGAATCCAATCGCTTTGTTCCGAAGCATTTCACAGCCCGCCAAAACCACCGATGTCGACAATGATTCGCCGAAAGCAAAGGGCGCTTTTG CCGCGAACTGTCATTCAGTCGCTGATCGAACTGCGCACGAATCAGCAGATGCCCAAGATTTGGAGGTGATGGCCATGACGCCGCCAACAGACGTTGCCCCGTCGTCAGCTGAAAATGTTTTCCCTCACGACAAAGCACTCCAGACGAGGCTCCAGCGGGACCTCaacagtccctcggcgaatgcCCGTGTCCGGGCTATGAAGGCGCTCAG GAGCCCCGCGAAGACTGGCTATTGCAACTTCGACGTGCCGCACGAGGAGCAGGACATCATCACGGACGAGGAGCGAAGCCGCCCGGAATCTATTCAGGAAGTGATGAAGAATGTTGTGGTGTACGTCGAGGTTCGAACAGCGGAAGACAACCGCTCTGCGGGCGTGAAAAATGTCATATCGCAACTCGGTGCCAAAGTGAACGATCGGTTCCTACG TGATACAACCCATGTCGTCTTCAAAGACGGCCTGCAGTCAACGTACAACAAAGCCAAGAAGTGGAACATCCCAATCGTGTCGATTCTGTGGATCGAGGCCTGCAAGAATCATATGGTGCTGATGAACCCCAAACTCTATCCCATATCCAACATTGAACGCTACGAGAACCCGGAATTGTTTACGAAACTCAAA CGCCAAAAATCCATGCAACCGAACGCAGAGGAGAATATTCGTCGGCACAAAGTGAAATTGCTCGCGGGGGCCAACAAGAAGACTGAAACTGAAAAGGAGGCTGTGAAACCTGCCACGAAGATCTCgattccgcgcaaaccaaag GATAATTTGGGAGATATTTTGTCTGATTTCAAAGAGAAACTATTGAGCACACCCGAATGCAGTGAGGATATAATAAAACCAGATTCGAAAGTTCTGGAAAG ATTGCAAAATTCACCATACATcacaaaaaacaaaacgaagCAGAAAACCACCACAAATTCTTTGAAGAAGTTTCCTATGTTTCGCTCCAATATTGCAGAAGAAACTAGCGACGATGACTTTGAAGTTCCTAAGTCGGCAACAATAACGCCCGAAGTGAATGCCAAAAAGACAttattatttgatgaaaaaataacAACTTCGGAAACCAAACGAAAAAGCACAGCAACCTCATCGACTAAACGTCGAGCTACAATTATACCCAAAGTTAAATCACCAACCCGCCAGCCTGCTTCTACCACAACACCCATTTCCACAATAAATAATCCTGATACGATGCCTAAAACTCCAGCTAGTCAGAGAAAGGTGCAATCCTCGCGAATCACGAGACGTTCGTCGATGTCATTAGTAGAGAACACGACCAGTACCTCAATAACAAAAGAAGGAAGTGTCTCGATTAATAAGACTGTTATAATGGAAGAAAGCTGTGATATAGATGGTAATACTGGTTATGACGGGCATACGGAAGGCGCCAGTGCGAAAAATCGGGAAACGACTTATGCTGATGTGCAGGTAGAAATCACAAAAAATCCCCTGAACAACAACACGATCACGCCAGATATTACAGCAAATCGTAGGCGAACCCTTTTTGCTTGCAAACCGACTGAAGAAACATCCGTAGATCCGGAAAAGGTGCCTGAACGAAAAGAGTCTACGACTAGACGTCGTACATGCTTCAACTTTCCATCATATGAAGCAAATTCACCAGATCTAACTAGCCGCTCACCATCAAAAGCATCTAAAACTGCAGACATAGAGGGTTACAATGAAGTAAGTGATAACTGTCTGCCAAGTATACGAAAGTCTGTTAGGCGTCGCACAATGTTTACACCCAGCTACCGAGATGAAGTGAATGAATCTGTACAAGATGCAACAACGCTGAATGCAAGCTGTGCTATAAAACCCGTTAACTTGTTCGGATCAGAGACACCTACTGCAAAGCCAGGAACGATTATAGAAGAATTGAACTCGTCTCTAACGTTTAATTCTACAAAGACTCCAATAAATCCTCGCCGAAGAACTATATACGATATCTCCATGGACATCATTGACAAGAGGCTGGAGAATATCAATAAATCTGCCAAACAGAATCGCTACACGGAATTCAGACCCCGAGAAGATGTCGAAAAGCTAGTGGACAATGAATGCATTGTCGCTGATTCAacgaaatcgaaggaaaatccaACAAGTGAGGAGGTATCAAAGACAAATAATCGACACACAACAATCGACTCTTTCACAGCAATCTTGAACGGAGACAGTTTCAAGACCTCAACCAAATTAGGATTAAACGATTCAACAACTTCGCAAACGCCGGCACAGCCTAAGAAAAGGAAACTGTTTGCACCTGTTGAGTTACTCTTCTCAACACCTCCTGCCTCTAGTACCGCACAAAAGGACAAAGTGAATGCTGATGAATTAGACGGCAATCCTAAGAAGAAAGCTAAAACGGAAAACAAACCGATAAAATCTGTAAAAAGAATTAACGGGACAGCGAAGAAGGCAAACGGTGCGAGTGCCACAAGTCGGTCACAAAGTCGTCGCAGTACTTTAGACTTTGAACAAGTAGAGAAATTTAGGACAATGAAAAGTGTACAACACACAAAACCCGCGCCCGTAGGGAAGCTGAATCATATGGTGTGCACAAATATGCACACGGAACAGATGAATTTCATTAAGCAG GCCATAGGAAAGTTGGGCGGCTTCAAATTAGAGAACACTGTAAGCGCTAATACAACCCACGTCGTCAGTCTAGAATCACGGCGCACTTTCAATTTGCTACGTGGCATCATTCATGGTTTATGGATTTTAAACTACAATTGGATTCTAGAATcagttgaaaatggaaaatggctTTATGAAGAACCTTACGAGATGATTAGTTTCTCACGAGGTGTCGAG ATTTGCCGTTCCCAGAGACAAGCTTTTGgaccgaaattcaaaatggacCTATTTACCGACCTTCCACCAGTCTATGTATCACCACAATCAAATGTCCCCGCGCAAAATGTAGAGGAACTGATATCATTATGTTCAGGAAAAATTACCAAGGATAAGAATGACGCCAAATATGTGCTTGGAGAGACACTACGTGACAATCCTGATAAGATTTGCCTGAATCCGATTTGGATTTTGGATTGCATACAAGATAATCAAATTAAGAAGATGACAAAGTACATTTTAGCTGGTTGA